One window of Lytechinus variegatus isolate NC3 chromosome 2, Lvar_3.0, whole genome shotgun sequence genomic DNA carries:
- the LOC121407115 gene encoding LYR motif-containing protein 4-like, producing MAAAQVNRMKILSLYREMLREAQKFTGYNYRTYAVRRIRDAFQEHKAETNPELIEGYIKKAEDNLNIIRRQATISQLYREPKLVIESDSVKTS from the exons ATGGCCGCTGCTCAAGTTAAcaggatgaaaatattgagccTGTACAGAGAAATGCTACGGGAAGCACAGAAATTCACTGGATATAATTACAG GACGTATGCAGTGAGGAGGATACGAGATGCCTTTCAAGAACACAAGGCAGAAACAAATCCAGAGCTTATAGAAGGATACATCAAGAAGGCTGAGGATAATTTGAACATTATCAGAAGACAG GCCACCATCAGCCAACTTTACAGGGAACCTAAGCTGGTTATTGAAAGTGATTCAGTGAAGACAAGCTAA